In Methanobacteriaceae archaeon, the following are encoded in one genomic region:
- the cas7i gene encoding type I-B CRISPR-associated protein Cas7/Cst2/DevR, with protein MSKTVVGFMLVDAPHSALNNAGADAGDRTENIVRVKSIRRGKKVYPYVSGQALRYWWRDTLEKKYGWNLSPIERQKKIAFTSANPIEYDDDDVFGYMRALKAKEGGTVTRISPLKTSPLISVIGQIPTQDFGVMARHEGDPVPYEHEFYSTVLKGIFSLDLDSLGVFYAEEKTGYKNMYPKLEEEAEKKGLTKDDENCKWIMPDDIRIKRAQEVIKALPYLQGGAKLTSHLTDVSPKFIVLAAIDGGNHIFMNIVKEDNGESVIDIEALKEVINEYADCCLTDIYIGRRKGFMDGLEQEIAELTEDNENIKSGTIKEAVDQFADKISELM; from the coding sequence ATGTCTAAAACAGTTGTTGGTTTTATGTTAGTGGACGCACCACACTCTGCACTGAACAATGCAGGTGCTGATGCAGGAGACCGGACAGAAAATATAGTAAGAGTTAAATCAATCCGAAGAGGTAAAAAAGTCTATCCTTATGTTTCTGGACAGGCTTTAAGATATTGGTGGAGAGATACATTAGAGAAAAAATACGGATGGAATCTTTCACCGATTGAAAGACAGAAAAAAATTGCTTTTACCAGTGCAAATCCTATTGAATACGATGATGACGATGTTTTTGGGTATATGAGAGCTCTGAAAGCGAAAGAAGGTGGCACAGTAACTAGGATATCTCCATTAAAAACTTCTCCATTGATTTCAGTCATTGGGCAAATCCCAACCCAGGATTTTGGAGTTATGGCTCGTCATGAAGGTGATCCTGTACCTTATGAACATGAATTTTATTCTACAGTCCTTAAAGGTATATTTTCATTAGATCTGGATAGTTTAGGAGTTTTCTATGCAGAAGAAAAAACAGGTTACAAAAATATGTATCCTAAATTAGAAGAAGAAGCTGAAAAAAAAGGACTTACTAAAGATGATGAAAACTGTAAATGGATAATGCCTGATGATATAAGAATAAAAAGAGCCCAGGAAGTTATTAAAGCCCTCCCATATCTTCAGGGAGGAGCAAAGTTAACATCACATTTAACTGATGTGTCCCCAAAATTCATAGTTCTAGCAGCAATTGATGGTGGTAACCATATTTTCATGAATATCGTGAAAGAAGACAATGGAGAATCAGTGATTGACATTGAAGCGCTGAAAGAAGTTATAAATGAATATGCTGATTGTTGCCTTACAGATATTTATATAGGTCGCAGAAAAGGGTTTATGGATGGCTTAGAACAGGAAATTGCAGAATTAACCGAAGATAATGAAAATATTAAATCAGGAACCATCAAAGAGGCTGTAGATCAGTTTGCAGATAAGATTTCAGAGCTGATGTAA
- the cas8a1 gene encoding type I-B CRISPR-associated protein Cas8b1/Cst1 — protein sequence MSEIIYDFTGNPFVDAGIWAISEWSNKKPNELNKKDFKGIIDDVVKLYLSKKWSKNIYSIFPNNPITNPSVKNKEERYLGILNELIEEIVPLGKSGDCISCGRRDVTHRSGKDKIPLTGSGKLINYFSYGVDGADYCPACAFAVQFSPLTMYACGKLLLIHSNSEKIMKIWSRKAIKNINKQLASGEFTGCFNEEYTNPKNALFHIIQDMVLEYDVRWINEAPSINCYHFTNYNQGPDLDIYHVPTPIFKFLAYVPQHEKFEDWLKIVRRGYRFVNWEKIKNEKEYKNNPNTVYDNLLKGKSIIKYFIDRKNKEAIGGWDLLSHYLEEVRNMDEKRIDVIKKVGDELADYIKTADDIKTLKKLETANNYRNYRNLLRIIIKKRIENKAENPLFSFDDYVNHLFPEGNLTWRETQDLILFRIYEVLHDWIIQQGISEELIVEEDEMEAENV from the coding sequence ATGAGTGAAATAATTTATGATTTTACTGGAAATCCATTTGTAGATGCGGGGATTTGGGCAATTTCGGAATGGTCGAATAAAAAACCCAATGAACTTAATAAGAAGGACTTTAAAGGAATTATTGATGATGTTGTTAAATTGTATCTTTCAAAAAAATGGTCGAAAAACATCTATTCAATCTTTCCGAACAATCCAATTACTAATCCTTCAGTTAAAAACAAAGAAGAAAGATATTTAGGAATATTAAATGAGTTAATTGAGGAAATAGTTCCATTAGGCAAATCTGGAGACTGCATATCTTGTGGAAGAAGAGATGTAACACACAGATCGGGCAAAGATAAAATACCTTTAACTGGTTCTGGCAAATTAATAAATTATTTCTCATATGGGGTTGATGGTGCAGATTATTGCCCCGCATGTGCATTTGCAGTTCAATTTTCACCTTTGACAATGTATGCATGCGGAAAACTACTATTGATACATTCTAATTCTGAGAAGATAATGAAAATTTGGTCTCGTAAGGCCATTAAAAACATAAATAAACAATTAGCCTCCGGTGAATTTACAGGGTGTTTTAATGAAGAATATACTAACCCTAAAAATGCCCTTTTTCATATTATTCAAGACATGGTTTTAGAATATGATGTAAGATGGATTAATGAAGCTCCTTCAATAAATTGTTATCATTTTACAAATTATAACCAGGGCCCTGATTTAGACATTTATCATGTTCCCACTCCAATCTTCAAATTTTTAGCATATGTACCTCAGCATGAGAAATTTGAGGATTGGTTAAAGATTGTTAGGCGAGGTTATAGATTTGTGAACTGGGAAAAAATTAAAAATGAAAAAGAGTACAAGAACAATCCAAATACAGTTTATGACAATCTGTTAAAGGGAAAATCAATTATTAAATATTTTATTGATAGAAAAAATAAGGAAGCTATTGGAGGATGGGATCTTTTGAGCCATTATCTTGAGGAGGTAAGAAATATGGACGAAAAAAGGATAGATGTAATTAAAAAAGTTGGAGATGAACTAGCAGATTATATAAAAACAGCTGACGATATAAAAACGTTGAAAAAACTAGAAACGGCAAATAATTATAGAAATTATCGCAACCTTCTAAGAATCATAATAAAAAAGAGAATAGAAAATAAAGCTGAAAATCCTTTGTTTTCCTTCGATGATTATGTCAATCATTTATTCCCTGAAGGCAACTTAACTTGGCGAGAAACACAAGACTTGATACTTTTCAGAATTTATGAAGTTCTGCATGATTGGATAATCCAGCAAGGAATTTCAGAAGAATTAATAGTTGAAGAAGATGAAATGGAGGCAGAAAATGTCTAA
- the cas6 gene encoding CRISPR-associated endoribonuclease Cas6: MRLKISLASNNRNYLIPYNYNHILSAIIYRKIADLDLAAKLHFSNDFKFFTFSQIYVPNWKRTRKGIISRDGKLEFFISSPNEDLIKSLVEGHLENSVVNFKRDELLVEQIELLKKPFFKENMEMRTMSPVMARIKREVDGKLKIWDLGPGDERFYESIQKNLINKYTAFYGDYDGERWVKIRPDMNSTRRRRIEIKGNYHRCFMMNFEIEADSRLIEFAYDCGLGEKNSMGFGMVELNNGGQR, from the coding sequence ATGAGATTAAAAATTAGTCTGGCATCAAATAACCGTAATTATTTAATTCCTTATAATTACAACCATATTCTTTCTGCCATTATTTACAGGAAGATCGCAGACCTTGATCTGGCTGCTAAGCTTCATTTTTCTAATGATTTTAAATTTTTTACTTTTTCACAGATTTACGTTCCAAACTGGAAGCGAACACGGAAGGGGATTATTTCAAGGGACGGGAAGTTAGAGTTTTTTATCAGTTCCCCCAACGAGGACTTAATTAAGAGTCTGGTGGAGGGACATCTTGAAAATTCAGTTGTTAATTTTAAGAGGGATGAGTTGCTGGTAGAACAGATTGAGCTTTTAAAAAAGCCATTTTTCAAGGAAAATATGGAAATGAGGACCATGTCTCCAGTTATGGCCCGTATAAAGCGTGAAGTTGATGGTAAACTTAAGATTTGGGACTTGGGCCCTGGGGACGAGCGCTTCTATGAGAGCATTCAGAAGAACCTGATAAATAAGTATACTGCATTCTACGGTGATTACGATGGTGAGAGGTGGGTTAAAATAAGGCCAGATATGAATTCTACCAGGAGGCGCAGGATAGAAATAAAAGGTAACTACCACCGCTGCTTCATGATGAATTTCGAGATAGAAGCAGATTCCAGACTGATAGAATTTGCATATGATTGTGGATTGGGTGAGAAGAATAGTATGGGGTTTGGGATGGTTGAATTGAATAATGGAGGTCAAAGATGA
- the pyrH gene encoding UMP kinase: MRIVITVGGSIIIKDHHYKRFQDYARVLQELAREHQIMVVVGGGKTARDYIGIARDLGASEAMCDDLGIEVTRLNARLLITALGEDAYPRVPHNFAEALEFSTSGRMVVMGGTEPAHSTDAVGSILAEFVDADILLNATSVDGLYDKDPHKHPDATMIPEITPREMLETLADSQMKAGTYEFLDKTAIQIIDRSNIKTVIFNGENPENLKKAIKGEIGTLIVPNQE, encoded by the coding sequence ATGCGCATTGTGATTACAGTAGGTGGATCCATAATAATCAAGGACCACCATTATAAAAGATTTCAAGATTATGCTAGAGTTTTACAGGAACTGGCAAGAGAACACCAGATCATGGTAGTGGTGGGAGGAGGGAAAACTGCCCGGGATTACATTGGCATTGCCAGAGATCTAGGGGCCTCCGAAGCCATGTGTGATGATCTGGGTATTGAAGTCACCCGGCTCAACGCACGCCTGCTTATAACTGCTCTGGGTGAAGATGCCTATCCTCGAGTCCCCCATAACTTCGCAGAAGCACTGGAATTCTCCACCTCTGGAAGGATGGTGGTCATGGGCGGCACCGAACCCGCACACAGCACAGATGCCGTGGGAAGCATCCTGGCAGAATTTGTAGATGCGGACATCCTCTTAAACGCCACCTCAGTGGATGGGTTGTATGATAAAGATCCCCATAAACATCCAGATGCCACCATGATCCCGGAGATAACCCCCAGAGAAATGCTGGAAACATTAGCTGATAGCCAAATGAAGGCAGGGACCTACGAATTTCTGGATAAAACAGCCATACAGATCATTGACCGTTCCAATATAAAAACAGTCATATTCAACGGGGAAAACCCAGAAAATCTTAAAAAAGCCATCAAAGGTGAAATTGGAACTTTAATAGTTCCCAACCAAGAATAA
- a CDS encoding DUF2116 family Zn-ribbon domain-containing protein encodes MIEQHKHCPICATPIPMSERYCSPNCEQIARENQKKIQKNRRLLYILFGLFILVWLFFMLRDKIGF; translated from the coding sequence ATGATTGAACAACATAAACACTGCCCTATATGTGCCACTCCCATCCCTATGAGTGAAAGGTACTGCTCACCAAATTGTGAACAGATAGCCCGGGAAAACCAGAAAAAGATTCAAAAGAACCGGAGATTACTCTACATATTATTCGGCCTGTTTATACTGGTATGGCTCTTTTTCATGTTAAGGGATAAAATAGGGTTCTAA
- a CDS encoding DUF308 domain-containing protein: MKNTIVGIIAIIVAVIMIAAPVVGLATLGLISGLIILGMGVWLAILGFSERTTNDLWLFPLLVGLVGVIMGLTFLFNTSWIVNLGFWAYIITGALLIVNGFIALFIGEKQILKTYAGIFGLLFGFLFVIVGYYNLDPKILGLLTGVGLLVFGILNIRE; this comes from the coding sequence ATGAAAAACACGATAGTTGGAATTATTGCAATAATTGTGGCGGTTATTATGATTGCAGCCCCTGTTGTGGGATTAGCAACTCTGGGCCTCATATCAGGACTTATAATATTGGGAATGGGTGTTTGGTTGGCAATTTTAGGTTTCAGTGAAAGAACAACCAACGACTTATGGTTATTCCCCCTCCTGGTTGGATTGGTGGGGGTTATTATGGGCTTAACATTCCTATTTAACACTTCCTGGATAGTTAACCTGGGATTTTGGGCTTACATAATCACCGGAGCACTGCTCATCGTAAATGGATTCATCGCTCTATTTATAGGTGAAAAACAAATCTTAAAAACCTATGCAGGGATATTTGGATTATTATTCGGTTTCCTTTTTGTTATAGTGGGTTACTACAATCTAGACCCTAAAATCTTAGGACTGTTGACAGGTGTGGGGCTTTTAGTATTCGGAATACTGAATATTCGTGAATAA
- a CDS encoding YbjQ family protein yields the protein MLVLTTPTIEGKNIKEYYGLVTGESLLGANVYKDMFSGVRDVVGGRTSAYEEELKKARNVALDSMKEKARDKGANAVIGARIAYHNLGGTMGNTIMVTVFGTAVSYE from the coding sequence ATGCTTGTACTAACCACTCCAACCATTGAGGGGAAAAACATTAAAGAATATTATGGTTTAGTCACTGGTGAGTCACTGTTAGGTGCCAATGTTTATAAGGATATGTTTTCAGGTGTAAGGGATGTTGTGGGGGGCAGGACATCTGCCTATGAAGAGGAACTTAAGAAGGCCCGTAATGTTGCCCTGGATAGTATGAAGGAAAAAGCAAGAGATAAAGGGGCCAACGCTGTTATTGGGGCTAGAATTGCCTACCATAATTTAGGTGGAACCATGGGCAACACCATAATGGTCACAGTATTCGGCACAGCAGTATCCTACGAATAA
- a CDS encoding heavy metal-binding domain-containing protein: MGIELLESLLTFFYEKRWAFAAILIGTLIGFLSAVICVKADLVIFGFNIMFIISPLIAGFVETYIARRMYGKSTGAISALLIFIIINAYAWLFPKDPIVINFFTLGGLALMIQAAFPILINYILFVVFLGTLTYLIGYVGNLLSRATEKIRRRNPDSDELKPGENGDVEDTVDTDLKEMIEGLEVPIVSIPHVHGGKITKHIGIVTGEAVVKEKESNLLSKLSNQVKLENMHIEDAKNMAILRMLEDAREMGANTVIEVFIDYNSIGGLKGSALIVTATGTAVVYQ; this comes from the coding sequence ATGGGGATTGAATTGTTAGAATCTTTACTAACATTCTTCTATGAAAAGCGATGGGCTTTCGCTGCCATACTGATTGGAACTTTAATCGGTTTTTTATCAGCAGTTATCTGTGTCAAAGCGGATCTGGTAATTTTTGGCTTTAACATAATGTTCATAATATCCCCCCTTATCGCAGGATTTGTGGAAACGTACATAGCCCGCAGGATGTACGGTAAAAGCACAGGAGCTATATCTGCACTACTAATATTCATAATTATAAATGCATACGCCTGGCTTTTCCCCAAGGATCCCATAGTGATTAACTTCTTCACCTTAGGTGGTCTGGCCCTGATGATACAAGCTGCATTCCCTATCCTGATAAATTATATCCTCTTTGTGGTGTTTTTAGGTACTTTAACCTATCTAATAGGTTATGTGGGGAACCTTCTTTCCAGGGCCACTGAAAAAATACGCAGAAGAAATCCAGATTCAGATGAATTAAAACCTGGCGAAAATGGTGATGTTGAAGATACTGTTGATACTGATCTAAAAGAAATGATTGAGGGTTTGGAGGTTCCCATTGTCTCCATCCCTCATGTTCATGGGGGTAAAATCACCAAGCACATTGGTATAGTTACTGGGGAGGCAGTGGTTAAAGAAAAAGAATCAAATCTCCTTTCCAAATTATCCAATCAGGTTAAACTGGAGAACATGCACATAGAAGATGCGAAAAACATGGCCATACTGCGCATGCTGGAAGATGCACGGGAAATGGGTGCCAACACAGTAATTGAGGTTTTTATAGATTACAATTCCATAGGCGGATTAAAGGGAAGTGCCCTGATAGTTACGGCCACGGGCACGGCGGTTGTTTATCAATAG
- a CDS encoding ribbon-helix-helix protein, CopG family encodes MCVKGLTRISISISPQLLEEFDEVLEERGYENRSKGIRDALNDYIFRFQWMNEMEGERVGLIAVIYDYHSAGVLEDLNNVQQEYKDYINSVMHFDLSEDKCMEVVVMKSDIEHIKKANAKIKDFNGVEKVMLTSAGRK; translated from the coding sequence ATGTGTGTGAAGGGTTTAACCAGAATAAGTATATCAATATCCCCCCAATTATTGGAAGAATTTGATGAAGTATTAGAGGAGAGAGGTTATGAAAATAGGTCTAAAGGCATAAGAGATGCTTTGAATGATTATATTTTTCGTTTCCAGTGGATGAATGAGATGGAAGGGGAAAGAGTTGGTTTGATTGCTGTAATCTATGATTATCATTCTGCTGGTGTTCTGGAAGACTTAAATAATGTTCAACAGGAGTATAAAGATTACATCAATTCAGTTATGCACTTTGACCTGAGTGAAGATAAATGTATGGAAGTAGTTGTTATGAAGAGTGATATAGAACACATTAAGAAGGCCAATGCGAAAATTAAGGATTTTAATGGTGTGGAGAAAGTTATGCTGACCAGTGCTGGAAGAAAATAA
- a CDS encoding DUF308 domain-containing protein: MVQERNVLLGILSIILGLMVIAFPLISVFTFSVLAGLGVLILGIWFLVQAFAVWEASKVSSVAYLILGIVAIIAGIGLVGNILALSFLASFILYLAGMFLLISGLIAIFTGEGGSAKGLGGFGIILGILYIILGLYAWDPFYLALLIGIWLVINGIFQLFVPNRSITEDTE; the protein is encoded by the coding sequence ATGGTGCAAGAAAGAAATGTGTTGTTAGGTATTCTATCTATAATACTGGGTTTAATGGTAATAGCATTCCCTTTAATTAGTGTTTTTACTTTTAGTGTTCTGGCAGGCCTGGGAGTACTCATTCTGGGTATCTGGTTCCTGGTTCAGGCATTTGCAGTTTGGGAAGCTAGTAAAGTAAGCAGTGTGGCCTATCTGATTTTAGGAATTGTTGCCATTATTGCTGGAATTGGATTGGTTGGAAATATACTTGCATTGAGCTTCCTGGCAAGCTTTATACTCTATTTAGCCGGGATGTTCCTCTTAATATCTGGTTTGATTGCGATCTTCACCGGAGAAGGAGGATCTGCAAAGGGATTAGGTGGTTTTGGAATCATATTAGGTATTCTTTACATCATCCTAGGACTATATGCATGGGATCCATTCTATTTAGCCCTTTTAATTGGTATTTGGCTGGTGATTAATGGAATATTCCAATTATTTGTCCCCAATAGAAGCATAACTGAAGATACAGAATAA
- a CDS encoding DUF308 domain-containing protein, with product MNGKNNTLIGILAIILGLLIIAFPLISVLTLSVLTGLGIIFLGIWFFFQSFHVWGRNLAAGIADLLLGIFAVFLGIGFLGNVPAFEFLTFLALYIVAFFLIVAGLTGLFSGKNTKSKGIGVLGVIFGLLYMVVGIYVANPLFLAVIIGAFLILAGVMEIFFTTPQPKADD from the coding sequence ATGAATGGAAAAAACAATACATTAATTGGTATTCTGGCTATAATTTTAGGTCTTTTAATCATTGCCTTCCCTTTAATTAGTGTGCTAACCTTGAGTGTTCTCACTGGTCTGGGAATCATTTTCTTAGGGATATGGTTTTTCTTCCAGAGTTTCCATGTCTGGGGGAGAAATCTGGCAGCAGGAATTGCTGATCTTCTTTTAGGGATATTCGCAGTTTTCCTGGGGATTGGATTTCTGGGAAACGTGCCTGCCTTTGAATTTCTAACCTTCCTAGCACTGTACATTGTAGCGTTTTTCCTAATCGTTGCAGGACTAACTGGACTTTTTTCAGGTAAAAACACAAAATCAAAAGGTATTGGTGTTTTAGGGGTTATATTTGGTTTATTATACATGGTTGTTGGCATTTACGTGGCCAATCCTTTATTTTTGGCAGTTATAATAGGAGCTTTCCTGATATTAGCAGGTGTGATGGAAATCTTCTTCACCACTCCCCAACCAAAAGCAGATGATTAA
- a CDS encoding DUF308 domain-containing protein, with protein sequence MKNLVMGLLAIILGIIVLAFPLAGLVAASVLTGFVVLMIAIWLLIVGGSQMEISKTAGILNIILGIIVLIIGIGLIFNPAIFAFLTGFILYLAGFFLIIAGIIALLSRNDFKNATWAGVLGIVLGILYIILGTFAFDPLYLGVLIGIWLILSGVLSIFE encoded by the coding sequence ATGAAAAATTTGGTTATGGGTCTTTTGGCCATAATTCTCGGTATAATAGTATTGGCGTTCCCATTAGCTGGTCTTGTAGCTGCAAGTGTGCTAACGGGATTTGTAGTTTTGATGATAGCAATCTGGCTTCTGATTGTAGGCGGATCTCAGATGGAGATCAGTAAAACTGCGGGAATTCTGAATATAATACTGGGAATAATTGTGCTCATCATAGGCATAGGATTGATCTTTAATCCAGCTATATTCGCATTTTTAACAGGATTCATACTGTACCTGGCAGGGTTCTTCCTGATAATTGCAGGTATAATCGCCTTACTGTCCCGTAATGACTTTAAAAATGCTACCTGGGCTGGTGTCCTGGGGATAGTCTTGGGAATTTTATACATCATTCTGGGAACATTTGCCTTCGACCCATTATACCTGGGAGTTTTAATAGGCATATGGCTGATTCTGAGTGGTGTGCTGTCAATATTCGAGTAG
- a CDS encoding ion transporter, giving the protein MNDDIGRKIELLMEIIFIIFIFLDSFLLFISVLLPLRPSGFMGIIYMDLLTSMLLFLGYAIKMRRQNKKIFVRRNWNGIISVTPFYFIGIILLGMSESSIILKVLVLIKTLALLMSARQVGRSVDEFVERSKLVYGFSFFVIVLLFSSVAFFVIESGVNPEVSTYEDSLWYVIQTITTVGYGDVVPATQWGRLIGVIAMVSAIGISSLLTAATTSSLMDKLRQERQEMAKNTVDYVKNIEKKINGLESIMATDKNVEDIKKDINDIKSEMNEIKKLLEKNE; this is encoded by the coding sequence ATGAATGATGATATTGGCCGGAAGATAGAACTTTTAATGGAAATAATATTCATTATATTTATCTTCCTGGATTCATTCCTGCTTTTTATAAGTGTTTTACTGCCCCTGCGCCCTTCTGGATTTATGGGCATCATATATATGGACTTGTTAACCAGCATGCTGCTCTTTTTAGGTTATGCAATTAAAATGCGCAGGCAGAATAAAAAAATATTTGTGAGAAGGAATTGGAATGGGATAATATCCGTAACACCCTTTTATTTCATTGGAATTATCCTCCTGGGTATGAGTGAATCATCAATCATCCTGAAAGTCCTAGTTTTAATCAAGACCTTGGCACTTTTAATGTCTGCCCGCCAGGTTGGCAGATCTGTTGATGAGTTTGTAGAACGCAGCAAACTGGTCTACGGATTTTCATTCTTTGTAATTGTGCTTTTATTCAGTTCAGTTGCTTTTTTTGTAATAGAAAGCGGGGTTAACCCCGAAGTATCTACTTATGAGGACTCATTATGGTACGTGATCCAGACCATTACCACTGTGGGTTACGGTGATGTGGTACCCGCTACCCAGTGGGGACGTTTAATTGGAGTGATTGCCATGGTGAGTGCCATTGGAATATCCAGTCTGCTAACTGCTGCCACCACCTCATCTTTAATGGATAAATTACGTCAGGAGAGGCAGGAAATGGCAAAAAATACCGTTGATTATGTTAAAAATATTGAAAAAAAAATTAATGGTCTGGAATCAATAATGGCAACAGATAAAAATGTTGAAGACATTAAGAAGGATATAAATGATATTAAATCAGAAATGAATGAAATCAAAAAACTTTTAGAAAAAAATGAATAA
- a CDS encoding FUSC family protein has product MEKKGFMGRLKILSRPTGKPQWKLAAKSIILIFLAAFVAKFLSFDKGIGAILSITLLASIIIDLPLPLRKVVPLALIGFLMTFLAFISAYLALSSLPVFLFFTVIWAFFSLSLYIFGETAGIFGFMIFISYFVAVVMVNREASALEWGLYVVLAYLVSSILFIPKIIGRKRNILKMVSSPFVPDTSLEKVLYMRTNLSGVPLDERDYVLFHLGEYLAGFRSYSKLVLSRLSGKSKELFQSFLDSVNEASLEIASSITGQQKTVSLEMVDERIDNLKKYLDSRDPNSNTLIEISKEIKFLLKRSDELLLAKYPSHRKKKISQPGNSLKEVLRANFNLKNMYIRHALRFSLAMTLGLLAVYLSHDRDAIWITMGILIIIKPDVTSTLNNILVRVSFNAAAILLAILMGFLFPHELLLVIAFLMLFFFRAFYPHYMGLSVMALSVFVVLIWPTGSVWENALARIMDISLGAIIAFICAYAILPSRVRVNLPQQMARTIRSNKKYAEAVLPSSGKTYRHQKASAAFRDYMLEEKNLESAIKKVEDTFDDVEDDVLIYNELFAANRKLAADIFAVATLIESSGSIPDFTLSKEQLSNALSEMALSVDKNVILPKATINKFSHSLKPDPQIKIGDVNRSLENYLNWIISDVKYLQEVVESAIKLGALKRYRNMT; this is encoded by the coding sequence ATGGAGAAGAAAGGTTTCATGGGGAGGTTGAAAATACTATCCAGACCCACTGGTAAACCCCAGTGGAAATTAGCAGCCAAATCAATAATCTTAATATTTCTAGCTGCTTTTGTAGCTAAATTCTTAAGTTTTGATAAGGGAATTGGTGCTATACTTTCTATCACCCTTTTAGCGAGCATAATTATCGACCTGCCACTGCCTCTCCGTAAAGTTGTTCCCCTGGCCCTAATTGGGTTTTTGATGACATTTTTGGCTTTTATTAGTGCTTATCTGGCTCTAAGCAGCCTGCCAGTTTTCCTGTTTTTCACAGTAATTTGGGCTTTTTTCAGCCTTTCCCTGTACATATTTGGCGAAACAGCAGGTATTTTCGGTTTTATGATATTTATCTCCTATTTCGTGGCAGTTGTTATGGTTAACAGGGAAGCATCGGCCCTGGAATGGGGACTGTATGTAGTTTTAGCCTATCTAGTTAGCTCCATTCTCTTCATCCCTAAGATCATAGGAAGAAAGAGAAATATTCTGAAAATGGTCTCATCTCCTTTTGTTCCGGACACATCCCTGGAGAAGGTTTTATACATGAGAACTAATTTATCAGGTGTTCCGCTTGATGAGAGAGATTATGTGCTCTTCCATCTTGGCGAGTATCTGGCAGGGTTCAGAAGTTACAGTAAACTGGTGTTATCCCGCTTGTCAGGTAAATCAAAGGAATTATTTCAGAGCTTTTTAGATTCAGTCAATGAGGCCAGTTTAGAGATAGCTTCTAGCATCACTGGCCAGCAGAAAACCGTAAGCCTGGAGATGGTGGATGAAAGAATAGATAATTTAAAGAAATATCTTGATTCAAGAGATCCCAACTCAAATACATTAATAGAAATATCAAAGGAAATTAAATTCTTACTCAAAAGGTCCGATGAACTTTTACTTGCCAAATATCCCTCCCATAGAAAAAAGAAAATATCTCAACCAGGTAATTCTTTAAAGGAAGTTTTAAGAGCTAATTTTAATCTGAAAAATATGTACATTCGTCATGCCCTGAGGTTCTCCCTGGCCATGACACTGGGACTTTTAGCTGTTTACCTATCCCATGACAGGGATGCCATCTGGATTACCATGGGAATTTTAATAATCATCAAACCAGATGTAACCAGCACTCTGAACAACATCCTGGTAAGGGTTTCCTTTAATGCGGCAGCCATTCTACTGGCAATTCTAATGGGATTCTTATTCCCCCATGAACTACTCCTGGTCATAGCTTTTTTAATGCTCTTTTTCTTCAGAGCATTCTATCCCCATTATATGGGTCTTTCTGTCATGGCTCTTTCGGTTTTTGTGGTGTTGATTTGGCCCACCGGTAGTGTGTGGGAAAATGCTCTAGCCCGAATTATGGACATATCCCTTGGTGCAATTATTGCCTTCATCTGCGCCTATGCTATTTTACCCAGCAGAGTCCGGGTTAACCTTCCCCAACAGATGGCCCGAACCATCCGCAGCAACAAAAAATATGCAGAGGCAGTTCTTCCCAGCAGTGGGAAAACTTACAGACACCAAAAAGCAAGCGCCGCCTTCAGAGATTACATGTTAGAAGAAAAAAACCTGGAATCTGCCATTAAAAAGGTAGAAGATACCTTTGATGATGTTGAAGATGATGTGTTAATATACAATGAATTATTTGCTGCTAATAGGAAATTAGCTGCCGATATATTTGCAGTGGCTACTTTAATTGAATCTAGTGGATCCATACCTGATTTTACACTCTCGAAGGAACAGTTAAGTAATGCTTTAAGTGAAATGGCTTTATCTGTTGATAAAAATGTTATACTCCCTAAAGCCACTATAAATAAGTTTTCTCACAGTTTAAAACCAGACCCACAGATAAAGATAGGGGATGTTAATAGAAGTCTTGAAAACTATCTAAACTGGATAATATCTGATGTGAAGTATCTGCAGGAAGTGGTGGAGTCCGCAATTAAATTAGGAGCCCTTAAAAGGTACCGGAATATGACCTAG